One window of Populus nigra chromosome 5, ddPopNigr1.1, whole genome shotgun sequence genomic DNA carries:
- the LOC133693707 gene encoding probable L-ascorbate peroxidase 6, chloroplastic/mitochondrial isoform X1, whose protein sequence is MAQYLSQLTLSPPKSQPMASLSGGAATTSRLLPSASPVRLSICSASSSLSLASSSSYSPSSLKCLRFSPLSPLIFKDQKRSSMSTVAAASDAAQLKSAREDIKELLKSKLCHPILVRLGWHDAGTYNKNIEEWPKRGGANGSLRFEIELKHAANAGLVDALKLIQPIKDKYSGVTYADLFQMASATAIEEAGGPKIPMKYGRVDVSVPDECPEEGRLPDAGPPKPADHLREVFYRMGLDDKEIVGLSGAHTLGRSRPERSGWGKPETKYTKNGPGAPGGQSWTAEWLKFDNSYFKDIKERKDEDLLVLPTDAALFEDPSFKVYAEKYAEDKEAFFKDYAEAHAKLSNLGAKFDPPEGIMLDGVVGEKFVAAKYSSGKRELSETMKQKIRAEYQAVGGSPDKPLQSNYFLNIIIVIAVLALLTSLLGN, encoded by the exons ATGGCACAGTACCTCTCCCAACTAACACTATCTCCACCAAAATCGCAACCAATGGCTTCTCTCAGTGGTGGTGCCGCCACCACTTCCCGCCTCCTCCCCTCCGCCTCTCCCGTCCGTCTCTCTATTTGTTCAGCCTCCTCCTCACTCTCTCTtgcctcctcttcctcttaCTCTCCTTCCTCTCTCAAATGCCTCCGATTCTCTCCCCTCTCACCCCTCATTTTTAAGGATCAG AAGCGATCGTCAATGAGCACCGTTGCTGCGGCGTCGGATGCTGCTCAGTTGAAGAGTGCGAGAGAAGATATTAAGGAGCTTCTTAAATCTAAACTTTGCCATCCTATTCTG gTTCGGTTGGGGTGGCATGATGCAGGCACATACAACAAGAACATAGAGGAGTGGCCAAAAAGGGGTGGAGCCAATGGAAGTCTTAGATTTGAAATTGAACTTAAGCATGCAGCCAATGCAG GGCTTGTTGATGCATTGAAACTGATTCAGCCTATCAAAGACAAGTATTCTGGTGTGACATATGCGGATTTGTTCCAAATGGCCAGCGCAACTGCTATAGAG GAAGCCGGAGGCCCCAAAATTCCCATGAAGTATGGCAGGGTGGATGTCTCAGTCCCTGATGAATGCCCTGAAGAGGGGAGGCTTCCCG ATGCTGGCCCCCCTAAACCTGCTGATCATTTACGAGAAGTTTTCTATAGAATGGGATTAGATGACAAG GAAATAGTTGGATTGTCTGGTGCACACACACTAGGAAGGTCTAGACCAGAACGCAGTGGTTGGGGCAAACCAGAGACGAAGTATACG AAAAATGGGCCTGGAGCACCAGGAGGGCAGTCCTGGACAGCAGAATGGCTGAAGTTTGACAATTCCTACTTCAAG gatattaaagaaagaaaggatgAAGATCTACTTGTATTGCCAACTGATGCTGCTCTTTTTGAAGATCCTTCATTCAAG GTGTATGCAGAGAAATATGCTGAAGATAAGGAGGCATTCTTCAAGGATTATGCTGAAGCCCATGCGAAGCTCAGCAATCTTGGGGCAAAATTTGATCCTCCAGAG GGAATTATGCTAGATGGTGTTGTAGGAGAGAAGTTTGTGGCAGCCAAGTACTCCTCTGGAAAG AGAGAGTTGTCAGAGACTATGAAACAGAAGATTAGAGCAGAGTATCAAGCAGTTGGCGGGAGCCCAGATAAGCCTCTCCAGTCTAACTATTTTCTAAATATCATTATTGTGATTGCTGTTCTAGCACTTTTAACATCTCTTCTTGGAAATTAA
- the LOC133693707 gene encoding probable L-ascorbate peroxidase 6, chloroplastic/mitochondrial isoform X2 produces MAQYLSQLTLSPPKSQPMASLSGGAATTSRLLPSASPVRLSICSASSSLSLASSSSYSPSSLKCLRFSPLSPLIFKDQKRSSMSTVAAASDAAQLKSAREDIKELLKSKLCHPILVRLGWHDAGTYNKNIEEWPKRGGANGSLRFEIELKHAANAGLVDALKLIQPIKDKYSGVTYADLFQMASATAIEEAGGPKIPMKYGRVDVSVPDECPEEGRLPDAGPPKPADHLREVFYRMGLDDKEIVGLSGAHTLGRSRPERSGWGKPETKYTKNGPGAPGGQSWTAEWLKFDNSYFKDIKERKDEDLLVLPTDAALFEDPSFKVYAEKYAEDKEAFFKDYAEAHAKLSNLGAKFDPPEGIMLDGVVGEKFVAAKYSSGKD; encoded by the exons ATGGCACAGTACCTCTCCCAACTAACACTATCTCCACCAAAATCGCAACCAATGGCTTCTCTCAGTGGTGGTGCCGCCACCACTTCCCGCCTCCTCCCCTCCGCCTCTCCCGTCCGTCTCTCTATTTGTTCAGCCTCCTCCTCACTCTCTCTtgcctcctcttcctcttaCTCTCCTTCCTCTCTCAAATGCCTCCGATTCTCTCCCCTCTCACCCCTCATTTTTAAGGATCAG AAGCGATCGTCAATGAGCACCGTTGCTGCGGCGTCGGATGCTGCTCAGTTGAAGAGTGCGAGAGAAGATATTAAGGAGCTTCTTAAATCTAAACTTTGCCATCCTATTCTG gTTCGGTTGGGGTGGCATGATGCAGGCACATACAACAAGAACATAGAGGAGTGGCCAAAAAGGGGTGGAGCCAATGGAAGTCTTAGATTTGAAATTGAACTTAAGCATGCAGCCAATGCAG GGCTTGTTGATGCATTGAAACTGATTCAGCCTATCAAAGACAAGTATTCTGGTGTGACATATGCGGATTTGTTCCAAATGGCCAGCGCAACTGCTATAGAG GAAGCCGGAGGCCCCAAAATTCCCATGAAGTATGGCAGGGTGGATGTCTCAGTCCCTGATGAATGCCCTGAAGAGGGGAGGCTTCCCG ATGCTGGCCCCCCTAAACCTGCTGATCATTTACGAGAAGTTTTCTATAGAATGGGATTAGATGACAAG GAAATAGTTGGATTGTCTGGTGCACACACACTAGGAAGGTCTAGACCAGAACGCAGTGGTTGGGGCAAACCAGAGACGAAGTATACG AAAAATGGGCCTGGAGCACCAGGAGGGCAGTCCTGGACAGCAGAATGGCTGAAGTTTGACAATTCCTACTTCAAG gatattaaagaaagaaaggatgAAGATCTACTTGTATTGCCAACTGATGCTGCTCTTTTTGAAGATCCTTCATTCAAG GTGTATGCAGAGAAATATGCTGAAGATAAGGAGGCATTCTTCAAGGATTATGCTGAAGCCCATGCGAAGCTCAGCAATCTTGGGGCAAAATTTGATCCTCCAGAG GGAATTATGCTAGATGGTGTTGTAGGAGAGAAGTTTGTGGCAGCCAAGTACTCCTCTGGAAAG GACTAA